The genomic DNA TTTGCAGTATGATTTCCTTTATCAAACCGTGTATTTAAGATCGTATCGATGAATTGTCCTTTAATATTATAGATTTTCATATTCACATTTTGCTTCTGCGTTAAAGAGAATTTTATCTCGATTCTTTTATTCCCGATATTTAAAGGATTCGGTGAAATTGAGAAATTTGACAGAATTGCCTGATCATCCTCAACCTGATCTAAAGGAAGTATCTCAACTTCGACCTCAATTTCATCACCTTCGATAGTTGCAATAATATGAGCAGTTCCAACATCTCCGGCGTCCCAGAAAGTTGTTTCTGCCAAACCTTCTTCATTTGTATAAGCATTATATATGCAATTTCCAAGATCACATTGAAAATGGACATGAACATCTTC from Candidatus Cloacimonadota bacterium includes the following:
- a CDS encoding T9SS type A sorting domain-containing protein, which translates into the protein MKSAIILLIFIMISLLSFAQEIHFDWIEAEPDTIYADNNITYSEITVRVINEDEIPVEDVHVHFQCDLGNCIYNAYTNEEGLAETTFWDAGDVGTAHIIATIEGDEIEVEVEILPLDQVEDDQAILSNFSISPNPLNIGNKRIEIKFSLTQKQNVNMKIYNIKGQFIDTILNTRFDKGNHTANYNFYQRNKRISSGIYFITIKISNEFYSRKITIF